Proteins encoded within one genomic window of Anastrepha ludens isolate Willacy chromosome 4, idAnaLude1.1, whole genome shotgun sequence:
- the LOC128862351 gene encoding ribosomal L1 domain-containing protein CG13096, with the protein MVKMVKLQKSLTKPVEIIEKKKKKLLAPPLAGISKTSKKDKSKTFENVSKSKKEILGKAIAKDADIVVPLKNEKKEKLRKESKKESNKQSKETQSKDLKKEAVKAKKIPLVLAPPESPAAPKPIKSVLKKKPRHHKKSKAQKDEVINSAEQTSNLTKLEKKKAAKRAFRKQQIKKRRENKLNKIKKAHPKRLFKAPPFDEEKFNAIVNEDNIKNIARGLKNQAEKEVSGKKTAIFSDFQYFLNVACFKIPNAPKRVVKLNLKHSLVDKDDDVAIIVSDLQRGAKVDYEPTIQHYEDIFREAGIEGLTIIPFNKLRNECNTFETVRKFGNSYDYFLCDGRLVGHASGFCGKVFQKPRTTFHSVRMSNEKNLKREIEKSLRRTAYKQLQKGDLISIPVGNHKFTKDQLAENVMYVMEQLKNIYPGGFPNIRGLYLKISIAGTSSLPIYLSAAKAPEDTPYVVGPREERLIKLKRKANEVLTQFEMTKEGKLLKLSKTDVKRKQKLKDMRAAMETENTASEQKDADESNGKQCVVPTKKAKTEKGISTGNKTDKEKSKDEKSTVKESDEEEDSEEEQEDADDHDSEDDDVEGDDSGEGDDDDDNDDDDDDDDDDDDDDDEDDDDDDEDEDDEGDDDDEE; encoded by the exons ATGGTAAAAATggtgaaattacaaaaatcattaaCCAAACCAGTGGAGATAatagagaagaagaaaaagaaattgctGGCACCGCCTCTTGCTGGTATTTCCAAAACGAGTAAAAAAGATAAGTCAAAAACTTTTGAGAATGTTTCGAAGTCTAAAAAAGAAATTCTCGGAAAGGCTATCGCTAAAGATGCTGATATTGTGGTGCCTctaaaaaacgaaaagaaagaaaagttaaGAAAGGAGAGCAAAAAAGAGTCGAATAAACAATCTAAGGAAACACAGtcaaaagacttaaaaaaagaGGCAGTAAAAGCTAAGAAAATACCATTAGTTCTAGCACCACCTGAGTCTCCTGCTGCTCCCAAGCCCATAAAATCTgtgcttaaaaaaaaaccacgGCATCACAAAAAGTCTAAGGCACAAAAAGACGAAGTAATAAATTCAGCAGAGCAaacatcaaatttaacgaagttggaaaagaaaaaagccGCTAAGCGTGCATTCAGaaagcaacaaataaaaaagaggcgtgagaataaattaaataaaatcaaaaaggcCCATCCGAAACGCCTATTTAAAGCGCCACCATTTgatgaagaaaaattcaatgcTATTGTTAACGAAGATAACATAAAGAATATAGCGAGAGGTCTCAAAAATCAGGCGGAGAAGGAAGTGTCTGGCAAGAAAACTGCTATATTTAGCGATTTTCAATACTTCTTAAATGTAGCTTGTTTTAAGATTCCCAATGCTCCTAAACGCGTCGTAAAACT CAATTTGAAGCATTCTTTAGTCGATAAGGATGATGATGTAGCTATTATTGTGTCGGATTTACAACGTGGCGCCAAAGTCGACTATGAACCAACAATTCAACATTATGAGGATATTTTTCGTGAGGCCGGAATTGAAGGACTGACGATTATACCATTTAATAAACTTAGAAATGAATGTAATACTTTTGAAACGGTACGGAAATTTGGAAACTCCTATGACTATTTTCTATGTGATGGCCGATTGGTAGGGCATGCATCTGGCTTTTGTGGCAAG GTGTTTCAGAAACCCCGTACTACTTTCCATTCTGTGCGCATGAGTaatgagaaaaatttaaagcgTGAGATTGAAAAATCTCTACGTCGTACTGCTtataaacaattgcaaaaaggtGATCTCATATCCATACCAGTCGGTAATCACAAGTTTACAAAAGATCAACTAGCTGAGAATGTTATGTACGTGATGGAACAATTAAAGAATATATATCCAGGTGGTTTTCCCAACATACGAGGCTTATATCTAAAAATTAGCATTGCTGGGACATCGTCATTGCCAATTTATCTCAGCGCTGCCAAAGCCCCTGAGGATACACCGTACGTTGTTGGTCCACGTGAGGAGCGTTTGATAAAACTGAAACGTAAAGCTAACGAAGTTTTGACACAGTTTGAAATGACAAAAGAGGGTAAATTGTTGAAACTCTCGAAAACAGACGTGAAAcgtaaacaaaaactaaaagatATGCGAGCTGCCATGGAAACTGAGAATACTGCATCAGAACAGAAAGATGCCGATGAGTCCAACGGAAAACAATGCGTTGTACCCACAAAAAAGGCTAAAACTGAGAAGGGTATAAGCACTGGAAATAAAACTGATAAGGAGAAATCAAAAGATGAAAAATCAACTGTAAAAGAGAGCGACGAGGAAGAAGACAGTGAAGAGGAACAAGAAGATGCTGATGATCATGATAGTGAAGATGATGATGTTGAAGGAGATGATAGTGGAGAAggggatgatgatgatgataatgatgacgatgatgatgatgatgacgatgatgatgatgatgatgatgaggatgatgatgatgatgatgaggatgaggatgatgaaggggatgatgatgatgaagaatAA